ACATCATCCAAGTCATCAGCTACGCCATCGGTACACAGCAAGACAGCAATACACTCTTCCTCCGGAAGCGAAAAATGTCGCCATTCATTCGGCGATACATTCGGGGATAGCGCAGTGGTGATGTTTGAAAAACCGTGGCCCTTGTCTTCCGAGAGCGATACGACAGAGCTATCAGATTTGAGAGCTGCGATAAGCCCATCGCCAAGCATCCCCAAGTGGATTAAGCCGTCTCCGAATCGGAACGCGAACAGACAGGTTGCAGAACAATCTCGCGGCTCCAGGGGGCTAATATTGGAGAGCCAATGATGTTGTATCCCTTCAAATAGGAAATCGCGGTTTATCTCGACATGAGATGTATCAGCCTTGATGCGATATGCTAGTGCTGCACAACCTACTGCCAAGCACGCCGCATCACTTCCAAAGTTGGAAAATGGCTTTGAGCCAACTCCATCGGAAACTACAACGCCATCCCCCCAAGCATGGTGAAATGACATCCACGCATCTTGGTTTGGCAAACCTTCAGCAATGTGCCCTGGGCCGCGAACGCTTGCGCCGAAACTTTTCCAAAGCGTCATGCCCATTCCTCATCCTCTTGGAGCCAGCCATCAAGCGCAGAAAACAATTCGTCTGATGAGAACAGATCAGGCCCTTTGAGTTGGGGATTTGCATCTGCACCAATCTTTATAATTCGCAGCATGTTTGAGGGCAAATTGTCTTTCCACCGCTTCAGAGCCCTCGCATCATCCCGAGACCAGAACCCGTCAGTGAAAAGTAGAACCTTGCCGTCGGGCTTGTCACCAAGCGACTGAATCAGTGACGAACCATTTGCAGTTCCTGCGCATGAAAGTAGCTGCTCCGGAAATTCGCTTCTTGTGCCCCAGTCAGGTATGCGACGCGCCTCAGAGCCCCAGGCCCACAAAGTGATCTCCGTACGCCCATAGCCATACAACACCCATTGAGCAACGGTTGTAACCAGTGTTCTCATAATGAACGGCTTTCCGCCGTCGCTCATGCTGCCGGAAATGTCGCAAACCAGATGGAGTGTCACGTAGTTCCCTCAATTGCTTCGGCTCGCGCGGTGATGCTGTTCATCATTTCCTTGATCTGCTCAGGAAGTGACGCTCCGCTCCAAAGCATCAGCCGAGCATCCTTGATCTTTTTCTTGGCCGACTCTGTATTTGGTGGAACACAACAGGCGACGATGCCACGACCTTCAATTCCTCCATAGAAGCGCACAAGGTTTTGCAGTTTCATGACTTGTTCCTGCGTTACATTGCCTGCCTTGCATTCCACGATGTAAAGCGAGTAGCCGTCGGTGAATGTGATATCCAGTTCGTTGTATTCGACGCCCCAAGTCGAATGATTCCAGGCGCTTTCTTGCTTCAGGTTCAGCTTGACATTGATGCGCAAGTCTTGGATGACGCCAGTATCTTCGTAGGGCTTGCATTGCAAATAGACAAATTCCTCGAACCAGCCGCCGGATAGGTATTTGGCGAAATCAGGCCAGTTTTCAAAGGCTAGATCCAGTCCGTAGCCTTGGATTGTTGCTCTCTCAGCATTGTCCAGCTTGAAATGAAAGCCATCACGACATATTTCGAATGGTTTGAACGCATTGTTATAGTCTGTCAGTTCTTTGTAGAACCTGCGCATCTTGTCACGATGTACCCAGAGAGTATTGGTCAGGAATTGACGGTCCGGCGATATCTCATTCATCGCGGCGTCGTCAGAAAACTCCAATCCATCGCTATTGAGACGTAAAAAGGTTTCGATCGAATCAATTTGCCTGATTTTTTCGCGCCGAAGACTATCAACAAAGGTTACCCGACGATTCTTGCTATCAAAATAAAATGGAACGGCACCAAGCTCGCGCGCGGCAGAGAGTGCGCCTGCAAACATTAATTTTGTTCCGCCAGTCAGATTGATGCCGATGCGCGTTTTCTCTGGAAATTGTTTGGCAAGCTCTGCAATCCGCACATGGACAGCACGATCATCCCAAGGGTCAACGGAAAGTTCGTGCAGATCGCGAGAGCCAAGGAACGCTCGCATACATGTAGCCGGGTAGTCTTTTGAGTTAACGAAAATGTGATGCTCCGACTCAAATTGTCGGATGCTGAGCAAAGCTGGCATCCGTTGCTCACCAAAAAGATGGAAGGTCACATCAAATCCGTTGGGGATGTCTCGGATCGCATCCTGTTTCGCGCTGTGTCTCTTGAGCCACTCGGCAGGCAACGATATAGCCTCAGGAGCCTTGCTAACGACGGACGATGCAATGAGCCGTTTTTTGAGTTCAGGATAGCTCAAAGCTGCAAGCGCCCATACAAAAGCCATCACCGGAGTTCCCGGACTGAGATAAAGAGTGACTAACTTTTCACCAGGTTCCCGCTCCACACAATCCAACGCACGCATTGCGGCAGCATAAATTCCTTCGGTGTCGTTGAGTTCACGAAGTTTTTCACCTTTGAAGAATATCTTCGCAGCGCTGCCTATTCTTGCGACTTTATTCTTCAGCCAAACCTCGAAATGTTCGTGGGCGACGGCGGTATTGGCAAACCTAGATACAAACTGACTAGTAACTTTCCAATCTTTCTCTTGACCCGTGTTCCGAATAGAGGCCAATTCGAGCGCAAATGTCTTCTGAACCTCGATAGATTCGTTGGAATCATTATCGGCCCGGGTGTAACCCAAGATAACGACATCTGAGTAAGACCCCCCCGCGATGGCACTTGCGATGGGGCCATCGGCATTCTCGAATCCCAAAGATGCGCGGAAATCCGTGATTCCGTACCATGTGAGCAGAAATTTCTTCATCGAGTGCTTTCTTGAACATATGGGCAGAACCATTCACGGTCATTCGTCATCTTGTTTACGAATACAGCTCGGTTCGGTTTTTCAATGCCTTTGAACTTGCCAATGCCACCACTCACTAGTGATCCGGCATCGTCTTCGTTCATGCAATACGCCACGCGCAATTCGAAAAAGGAGAAAAGATCTTTACATGCGCTAGCACAGCGCTGCCATCGGTCAACAAAGGCAAATACAAATGTCCCTTTCCGCGGGCCTTCTTCTGCGAGACACTTTAACAGGTCAGCCGGAGATGGTGGTTCGCCAGGCTTGGGGGATCTAAACGCAGCGGTTGGATGTAGTACTTTCTCGGAGTCAAGACCGTCGATGATCAGCGCGATGCGGCGGGACCCAATATCGTCTGATATCGCCTGTAACGGCAGAGTGGAAATATCGTCGAAGATCCTGAAGCGTGCACCGAGGGCCTGCGATGATGTGGAGAATCCCCCACAGGGAGGGACTCCACGCGCGTTGAAATATACGACTTCGTCAAAGCCGTCAGCGTGGTAAGCCATACTTGAAAGGATAGCTGCCAGCAGTCCGTCGTGAATTTGATCGTTGTAACCGCTGAGAAGAACATTGAATGCAGTGCGGCGAGTAAGCGGGATAGTTAGCACGTCGGCTTCGAATGTGAGTCGCTCACCCAAAAGAAGAGCCTGATTTTGTGCGCAAGCTATCTGATATTCAGAAGAAGACGGCATCGCAGGGAGGGATGCTCCGCTGAAAATTTTCGTTTTGGCGGTAGCCCCGAAAAGTGATTTACGCTCTATCAGCTTCGTAAGCAACTCTCGCCGATGTTCACTTTCTCCGGCAAATGGGATCATGAACTTCACATTGCCGGATTTGGCACCGTTGGCGTTGTTGATAATGCCCTCAGGTGGGCTGCGAAGTTCAGCCGCAGCCCAGTTGCCGCCGCCCAGGATCAGTGCGGAATCTTCTTGCCCACAGGCCAGCGCGATACGGCATCCCAACTGGGTAATGATGCTTCCGATGGATTGCGCATTAATACCTTTCAGTGTCTGTGTTGCCAGAAGGATGTGAATGCCAAATGAACGCCCCTGTTTCAAGAGTTGCGAGAGCAGCTGCTCAGCGGTTTCGGCTACTTGGCGGCCTTCTGAAAACAGAACCTGGAACTCATCTATGACCAACAGAACGCGGGGTAACTGCACCCCGCTTGCATTGCGATATTCGGCGAAATCTCGGGCACTCGAGGACTTGAAGATGCGTGCTCGCTTCTCTAATTCATCTACAAGATGCCGTAGTACCGTGACACCGTATTCAGGATCACTTTCCGTAGCGACCAAACGGGCATGCGGGAGTGGCGAGGCTGCATAGATATTGAACTCCGTCGACTCCTTGTAATCCAGCAGATAAAGATCAAGCTCTTCGGGCGGGTATTTCTCGCATAGTGAGTGAATCAAGACATGGAGCAGATTGGATTTACCTGAGCCGGTCTTGCCAGCAAGCAAAACGTGATGCTCTGAGTCGGTTGCACCCAATCGTAGGTTCGTAATCTCACCAGCAGGAGTCCATCCAACGGGAATATCAAAACCACCAAGTGTCGTCTCCCCCTTGGTGAAGTTTGTCCAGAGGTCGGGCATCGTTTTTTTGAAGCGCCTCTTTGCAGCGCAATGCTCGGCAAGCGTTGCCATAAAACTGTCCAGCACATCCTGTCGGGGCCATTGTTCCGGCTGGTATGTGCACGAAAGATCCCCTGTCTCTGAGCGCTGAAACAGCGTATCAAGCCGCATGGCCGAAGTTTCCAGCACGCAACCAAACTTCTCGTATCGCCTCTCGTCCATGCGTTGCCCATCAATTGCAATGACGGGCAGCACACCGCATCGTGGGCCGTTCTCGCAAAGCCGCCCAAGGAACCAGAGGCTTTTGTCGGAGATTTGCTCTGGCACATCAAAAAGCACCACAACCTTGTAAGTCAAGGGGGCGTCGGCGTTGATCGCGTTGTAGCCTGACCAATTGGATGACTTGTCATTGAACCGGTGCTGGATGATCTCCTCAACCTCGTCCGTCAGTTTGCCGAGCGCGCCCTCGATCTCATCCGAGCGAGTGAGAACATGACCTTGCGGCACCAATTGCTCTACCTTCAGCAGAGGTAGGAACGGCTCGACCGATTGCCCCAGTTGCAGTGGATCAATCAGTGTCAACTCTACTTGTCCCGGCGGCAAAGCCGACAGCAGCCGCAACAAAAGGCAATGTGCGAGCCGCTTTTGCTCTACATTGCCTTGCGGCAAAACAAGGGCGCTAGCGAAGGGGAATGGGATGACCTTTGGAACATGACAAGAAAGCTGATCGAAAGAAACCTGCTGAGAGCCAAGGACAAGACCAGCTGGAATCTCCGATGCCATCAATGGCTTGTCTTTGCCAAAATCTACGAGAGCGGGCTGGCGCTGTCTAAGCTGCGAACTTACGTTCGCTATTTCAGTTGCGATTTTCTCCCATTCTCTGACGAAGCCTGACTTCCAATTCGACTTCCTGATTTCCCGGTTACGCTCCTGATCTTCGTTTAATGTTTTTTTGGTGGCATTGAAATCGCGGTCAATGCGCACAAGGCCTTCGTGATAGTCCACGATTGTCTTGTGTAATTTAGCAGTCACATCCTGAAACGATTTTGCTCTTCCATTCATTGCGTCCACCTACTGTCTTTGAACTGGAGCGTACGCGCATCAGCCAAGGTTTGATCAATGCTGAGCGATTGCTGCTGGAAAGCGGCATTAAAAATACGGAGTGAATCGATTTCCTTGAGAATCGGATCAAGTACATCGGCAACAATGGATGCGCCGAACGAATCGCGCACACCGTCGCGGAAGTTTTCAGTACACAGCGTCGCCATTCCTAAAACCTCATCAAACATCAACTTCTTCCTCTCCCATATCTCCATCAATTGGAAGTTCGAGAACATAGTCGCCAGCTGTGATTGTTGGAAATAGGTGAGCGCAAACCTCGCCAGGCAACAGGTAGCGGGATTCGAACGCAGGATTCTTGGCCCTGATTTCATTCAGAAACGTGCGCCATTCATCCTCGGATAAGTCAATCGATCTGCAATTAACTGTCAGCTCCAAGAGGTGTTCCGTGGCTGCATCCACGCCATCCATATCCCCGGCATTGACTGCACGCAGAAGAATGTCAACGTCAGTCCGGACTTGCGAGAGAAGGTCTGAACTAACAATTGCAAAACGTATTCTCATGGCTGCTCCTCCTCGTTTTGGCGGATGAAATCAAGACAGGACTGATCTATTTCATTTTTTCTTGGCAACATCCCCACCATTGGTGAGCCTGCTTCGCGCAGGGTATCGCGCAGTTCTTTCTGTTTTTCTGCTGGCAAGTCGTGGATGTCTCGCGAGCAAAGAGTGCATTGCGCGTCTGCATGCTTGTGCCCTTTGGCCTGGAAGATCATGTGATCTTTCTGCGAGTAGAGGTATTCCGCCTTGCCACATTTCACCTCGAATGCCATCGAGCCTCCCACCGAAGCCCCCATGCCCTCGCCGCGCCCCAAAATGACTGGAACTTGTAATTCCGTCACTAGTAAATCCGTTTTTGTGTACCGTCCGTTGTCGCCAACAAAAGTTCGACCCTGTGTCTCGATCCGTCCACCAAATGGCGCAAGGGCGTGCCGAGCCATTTGCTCCCCAAATTCACCACTAAGGTGTATCCGCGCCCTACGTGCGACGATGTTGCGCTCTGCATCACCCCTGGCCGATGCCCATTGGTTACGATACTTGTCGACCTGCCTGCGATACGCTGGATTACGGTCATAAAGATATTCCTGAAACAATCGTCGCTGTTCTGGCGATAGATTCATGCGGTCTCGCAACGTATCTGGTGTGACAGGGCGGCCAGTTTGAGCAGGGTTCCATTTCAGCCAAGCATGGAATTCCGCAGCGGGCGGATTTGTCGCGAGATAGGCCTCCAGTACCCGTTGCGCGGAATTCAAGCGCACAATGCCTATTTCAATAGCTTGATCGACAGTTGCCAAGCGCGTATTGCATTCTTGTTGGGCCTGCTCCAGAGTATGTTCCGCCATCACTTGCGCCTGCTTCGCAAGATCCACGCGCTGCTCCATAGATATGCGATCTCCTGTCGCTGCCTCAAGCTCTGCTTTTGCTTGCTCCAGCATACTTTGAGCCTGTTCAACAGAGGCCTCTGCTTCGGTAACAGCAGAGTACTCGCCGGAGCAGTCCGGGCAACGCCCATCGTCATCGTTCGGTTGAGCAAGACAAGATGATAGCGAAGACTGGGCGGAAGAGAGTGAGCTTTGACTGCTATCGAGAGCCTGCTCAGCGTCGCCAACCTTTTGCTTTGCCGCATGCTCTTGCTGAACGGCACTTTCCAACATGCTCGCGCTGCTCTGTGCTTCTTCACTAGCCTCTTCGCATTTTTGTTCCGCAACAGCAATTTGTTCGCGGCATTCGGTTTCTAAAGCGTCGCGGACTGACTCTAGCCCGCGCACGAGGTCTTTCAGATTCTCCACTTGTCCAATTGAAACTTGTGCCATTGCGATTCCAGTGCTCTTAGCTTTGCAAATAATCCCTCAGCCGCGACGCAAGCGCGGCCAGATACGGAACCTGCTCAGACGCGTTTTCGTTGAACTGTTGCAACTGCTGGACGAGCGCGTTGTAATCCTCCTCAAACCGTGCCCGCTTTTCGTCTTGCCACGTGTCGCCGAGCGAAGCGAAGGCACCGTTAAGGTTGCCTACAGCATCGTTGAGAGAATCAATAAACTGTTGCAACGAATACGCGAACCGCTCTAGCTCTTCCGGGTCTCCAATTGCCTGCGCCATTACCAATACCCCCCATCTTCCACCGAAGAGCTCTGTGTCACAGACTTCAGTTTGTCCTGGCGTGCTTCGATTGTGGCTGGTGCGGCATCAATAGTGCTTGGTGCTGGTGCAACATTCTGTGTTTGCGATTTAGCTCGCATAGTTACTGACATAGTTACGTATTTAAAAGCCTCTCTGAGCTGTTTTGCATTTTCAGCATAAAGGAGCGGGTGCTCAGTGCCTTCAAAAAACTTTCCGAGTACTACCTCATCTGCATCAGCTCCTATGGCCATTGCCATGCGGTCGCATTTTGCAGAGCGTCCGTCGCTAATGAACTTGGTCAATGGTTTTTCCCAGCCGGAGTCCGGCTGTCCATCGGATACCAAGACCACTGTCGGACGATAGGCTCGTGATGGCACGACATCCTTATCTTCAATCATCGCCTTCGCCATCTCAAGTGCGACACCGAGCGGCGTTGACCCACTCGCTGAAAGCCCTTGCCACTGAATGGTGCTGGCACTGGCAAGCGGTTGGTGCAGCTTAACCTGGGAGCCGAAAGCAATGATCGCAACATGGATCTCAGTTTCACCATTCTCGGTGTCGCTGAATGTATTCAACATATCGCGAACAGCATCATTCAAATTGCGGATTTTTTCTCCGCTCATGCTGCCGCTGACATCGAGCAGGAGAATTACCGGAAGCGGTTTGGCTTTCGGCGCCGTGAATTTCGACGGATCGAATGGGATGTTGCTCATATCGGGGACTCCTTGGTAACACACTGAATGGGTATTGTGTAGAGTATCAAAAGACTCTCGCCTTCGGGAAATAGGTTTGTTAGTGTGACAAACGGAGTTTTGAACAAACTAGTTCTACTTTGTCAGATTGCCGATCAAATCCATGCATCAAGGGTTTCGGCCTGATTTTTGTAAGCGGATTGCCCGAGTTAGCCTCCCACGGAAACTGAGGCAGCGAGATCGCCTTCCAGCCCCTCTCATCGACAAACTGCGATTACGTTGGGGTCTGAGCAAGACGATCTGGTTGTGCCTTGTCGAGCCTTCCTTTGTTGTTTGGTATACAAGTCATATCAGTCGCAATCTTGCTCAGGCTCAACATGTACCGGGCTTTCGTAGCCGGGAGCCAGTACGGCGCTTCGGACGCCATACAGCGCCAAGTAATTTCTGAGCCAGAGCCTGTACTCAGGGCCGTTCAATTTGTGGGTTGGGGAGCAGTCAACGCTCCACTTACGCAGGATGTAGCCAGCCATCGCAGCACGCAGCTTCATCTTCAAAACGCCGCGCTCCATGCTGTAGTCCATCTCGGAAATCTCTGGATGTGGTTGATCTGGATGCGGGACAAGATCCAACTCCAGTATCCGAGTCCACTGGATGTCCTGATCGCTGGTTTCGTGGGCCGCGACCGGCATTCCCTTTAACACCACTGGCCGCCTGATTCGGGTGATGACGAAGTCTCGGAACTCTTGAGACTTGCGATCGAAGGCCCGGACATGCCAGCGCAGGCCGTTGTCGATCAGCGCGAACGGGACGACCTCGCGTTCTGATTGACCGCTGGAGATAGAGTGGTACTCGATGCCCAGCGGGCACTCAAGATGAATCGCCCGGGTTACGTTCGCTAGCACATCGAGATCCGGGAGCGTGAGCCGTGACGGGCTCTCGCTGACTACCCACGTCTTAAGCCGCATCGGCTCGCAGTCACCGAAGCCCTGGGTCAGCCACGACAGAACCCGCTCCGGGGAAAAGTCGAATACAGGTCTGAAGTCGGGTCCCACGACGTAGGACTTACCTTTGGCGTCGTAGGCTATGTTGCCGGGCGCCAACTCCTTGTAGAGAGCCAAATCCCGGGTTGCCGCTGCGGACTGGATGCCAAACCGCGGCACTAAATCATTCCGACGTATCTCTCCAACAAAGCGCACACGAAGATCTATGAACGCGAGCCGGTCGCGTTGATGCTGGGTCAGTTCTGCAAGCTGGTCTTTGGGCATGCTTGAGCGATCTATCGGGTTAACGAATTCTTATACGGACTGATATGATCAGTATATAAGCTGCTCCAGAATGTGGCAATAAAATGTTATTGAGTATCTTAATAGCTGTATTTTGATTACTACATAGCAGGCAGCGTCCGCACTTTGGAGCACGGGAGTAAAAGCAGTCAAAGCCATAGCGACCTAACAGCCAATGCGGACACTGCCCTGTGACATCTGCTTTCCTCGGACAACGGGCCACGTCATTGGCCTGCTTCAAGCTCATCTCGATGAGAGCGAGCGAAGGCATTTCTGCCGCCATTTTTTACAAGCAGATCGGGAGGGATTTGGAAAATCTCCGTGCTCATGGCGAAAACTTCCCTCAAACGGCAGGCGCTACTCTCTGCAAAGTCGTGGCAGAACCTGATTCTTGCCGCAGCATCCGAGGTGCCAGCACGGAAGCTACTGTTCATAGTTCGGCGTTGTCAACGGCGGCAATCGGCCATGTTGCTGACGTAGAGCCTGGGGCGCCCCAAGGTCCGGATTGGCAGAGCAGTTCTCACTCTGTACGACTGCTCCACTCAGAAACTGGCCGCTGGACCACCGAGACGATGAATGTCTCTAGTGGGTCGGTTTGACACTGTGACGAACGGCAGCTATCGGGAATCCGAATTCAATGACGGCTTTCGGGCGATGAACCTGAAGAGGCCAACCGACGTAATCGACCCAAAGCAGGCAGCTCTTATTTCGGGTGAACGACTGATTTAGTCCTTATAGCGGCCCATTAACCCTAGCAGTTTGATCACAAACATTTGTTCGTTTTGAACTAAATGCCCGGTACTTGGGTAGGCAAATGAATGGCGGGTGCCCGGTTCGAAAAATTGGTTTGCTTTACTAGGTGTAAGAATATATCTTACAGTAGCTTTTAATAATCTGGCTAGGAGAACAACATGGCTCAAGCACGAACCCAAACTGTTAGTCTCGGCGAGCACTGGAATAACCTCATTGACTCTTTGCTCAAAAGTGGGCGCTATGCAAGCGTTAGTGAAATTATGCGTGACTCCTTACGTTTACTTGAAGAAAGAGAAGCGAACTCAAAACTACAATCTTTACGTACTGCCCTAATGGAAGGCGAAGAGAGTGGCGATGCTGGCGAATTACACATGGAAACAATCAGATTGGAAGCAAAAAAAGAAGCCGGTTTAGTCTGAAAATGCTCAAAATCCATACTCAGGCACTCGCAAAACAAGACCTAAAAAATATCTGGCTTTACTCGTTTAACAACTGGGGAGAGGTGCAGGCGGATCGTTATTTTGATGAATTAAATGCTGCTTTCGCTTTAATCGCTGAAAATCCGGAACTGGGTTTTGCCTGTGATTACATTCGTGAAGGGTACAGGCAATTCCACATCAATCGCCATTTAGTTTTTTATCGTGTTACAGCAACCAAGATTCACATTGTCCGGGTGCTACATGACAGTATGAATTACACTGCACATTTATAAAAATTTCAGAAGTGGATTGATTGTTCGTTATTAAGAGCTTAATAACTCGTTACGAAGTTTGAATCTACTCGAAAAGAAT
This sequence is a window from Methylomonas methanica MC09. Protein-coding genes within it:
- a CDS encoding Card1-like endonuclease domain-containing protein yields the protein MKKFLLTWYGITDFRASLGFENADGPIASAIAGGSYSDVVILGYTRADNDSNESIEVQKTFALELASIRNTGQEKDWKVTSQFVSRFANTAVAHEHFEVWLKNKVARIGSAAKIFFKGEKLRELNDTEGIYAAAMRALDCVEREPGEKLVTLYLSPGTPVMAFVWALAALSYPELKKRLIASSVVSKAPEAISLPAEWLKRHSAKQDAIRDIPNGFDVTFHLFGEQRMPALLSIRQFESEHHIFVNSKDYPATCMRAFLGSRDLHELSVDPWDDRAVHVRIAELAKQFPEKTRIGINLTGGTKLMFAGALSAARELGAVPFYFDSKNRRVTFVDSLRREKIRQIDSIETFLRLNSDGLEFSDDAAMNEISPDRQFLTNTLWVHRDKMRRFYKELTDYNNAFKPFEICRDGFHFKLDNAERATIQGYGLDLAFENWPDFAKYLSGGWFEEFVYLQCKPYEDTGVIQDLRINVKLNLKQESAWNHSTWGVEYNELDITFTDGYSLYIVECKAGNVTQEQVMKLQNLVRFYGGIEGRGIVACCVPPNTESAKKKIKDARLMLWSGASLPEQIKEMMNSITARAEAIEGTT
- a CDS encoding VWA domain-containing protein → MTLHLVCDISGSMSDGGKPFIMRTLVTTVAQWVLYGYGRTEITLWAWGSEARRIPDWGTRSEFPEQLLSCAGTANGSSLIQSLGDKPDGKVLLFTDGFWSRDDARALKRWKDNLPSNMLRIIKIGADANPQLKGPDLFSSDELFSALDGWLQEDEEWA
- a CDS encoding WXG100 family type VII secretion target translates to MAQAIGDPEELERFAYSLQQFIDSLNDAVGNLNGAFASLGDTWQDEKRARFEEDYNALVQQLQQFNENASEQVPYLAALASRLRDYLQS
- a CDS encoding WYL domain-containing protein; translated protein: MPKDQLAELTQHQRDRLAFIDLRVRFVGEIRRNDLVPRFGIQSAAATRDLALYKELAPGNIAYDAKGKSYVVGPDFRPVFDFSPERVLSWLTQGFGDCEPMRLKTWVVSESPSRLTLPDLDVLANVTRAIHLECPLGIEYHSISSGQSEREVVPFALIDNGLRWHVRAFDRKSQEFRDFVITRIRRPVVLKGMPVAAHETSDQDIQWTRILELDLVPHPDQPHPEISEMDYSMERGVLKMKLRAAMAGYILRKWSVDCSPTHKLNGPEYRLWLRNYLALYGVRSAVLAPGYESPVHVEPEQDCD
- a CDS encoding PP2C family serine/threonine-protein phosphatase; amino-acid sequence: MTLWKSFGASVRGPGHIAEGLPNQDAWMSFHHAWGDGVVVSDGVGSKPFSNFGSDAACLAVGCAALAYRIKADTSHVEINRDFLFEGIQHHWLSNISPLEPRDCSATCLFAFRFGDGLIHLGMLGDGLIAALKSDSSVVSLSEDKGHGFSNITTALSPNVSPNEWRHFSLPEEECIAVLLCTDGVADDLDDVDGFVSGFIEAHCSIAEISANRRTRAMLEKWPTPKHSDDKTIACLFREDVPDA
- a CDS encoding FtsK/SpoIIIE domain-containing protein → MNGRAKSFQDVTAKLHKTIVDYHEGLVRIDRDFNATKKTLNEDQERNREIRKSNWKSGFVREWEKIATEIANVSSQLRQRQPALVDFGKDKPLMASEIPAGLVLGSQQVSFDQLSCHVPKVIPFPFASALVLPQGNVEQKRLAHCLLLRLLSALPPGQVELTLIDPLQLGQSVEPFLPLLKVEQLVPQGHVLTRSDEIEGALGKLTDEVEEIIQHRFNDKSSNWSGYNAINADAPLTYKVVVLFDVPEQISDKSLWFLGRLCENGPRCGVLPVIAIDGQRMDERRYEKFGCVLETSAMRLDTLFQRSETGDLSCTYQPEQWPRQDVLDSFMATLAEHCAAKRRFKKTMPDLWTNFTKGETTLGGFDIPVGWTPAGEITNLRLGATDSEHHVLLAGKTGSGKSNLLHVLIHSLCEKYPPEELDLYLLDYKESTEFNIYAASPLPHARLVATESDPEYGVTVLRHLVDELEKRARIFKSSSARDFAEYRNASGVQLPRVLLVIDEFQVLFSEGRQVAETAEQLLSQLLKQGRSFGIHILLATQTLKGINAQSIGSIITQLGCRIALACGQEDSALILGGGNWAAAELRSPPEGIINNANGAKSGNVKFMIPFAGESEHRRELLTKLIERKSLFGATAKTKIFSGASLPAMPSSSEYQIACAQNQALLLGERLTFEADVLTIPLTRRTAFNVLLSGYNDQIHDGLLAAILSSMAYHADGFDEVVYFNARGVPPCGGFSTSSQALGARFRIFDDISTLPLQAISDDIGSRRIALIIDGLDSEKVLHPTAAFRSPKPGEPPSPADLLKCLAEEGPRKGTFVFAFVDRWQRCASACKDLFSFFELRVAYCMNEDDAGSLVSGGIGKFKGIEKPNRAVFVNKMTNDREWFCPYVQESTR
- a CDS encoding vWA domain-containing protein — translated: MSNIPFDPSKFTAPKAKPLPVILLLDVSGSMSGEKIRNLNDAVRDMLNTFSDTENGETEIHVAIIAFGSQVKLHQPLASASTIQWQGLSASGSTPLGVALEMAKAMIEDKDVVPSRAYRPTVVLVSDGQPDSGWEKPLTKFISDGRSAKCDRMAMAIGADADEVVLGKFFEGTEHPLLYAENAKQLREAFKYVTMSVTMRAKSQTQNVAPAPSTIDAAPATIEARQDKLKSVTQSSSVEDGGYW
- a CDS encoding type II toxin-antitoxin system RelE/ParE family toxin; amino-acid sequence: MLKIHTQALAKQDLKNIWLYSFNNWGEVQADRYFDELNAAFALIAENPELGFACDYIREGYRQFHINRHLVFYRVTATKIHIVRVLHDSMNYTAHL
- a CDS encoding type II toxin-antitoxin system ParD family antitoxin, with protein sequence MAQARTQTVSLGEHWNNLIDSLLKSGRYASVSEIMRDSLRLLEEREANSKLQSLRTALMEGEESGDAGELHMETIRLEAKKEAGLV